The Agrobacterium larrymoorei nucleotide sequence AGATGAAGCGTCCTCGCTTAAGCTTCTGCGTGAACAGGCAAGCTCCCTGGCCGTCATGCCAGAACACCTTGATCAGGCCACCGCCGCGGCCGCGGAATACGAACAAGTGCCCACACACCGGGTCACGCTTCAGCGCCTCCTGCACCATCAACGACAGACCGGGGAAGCCCTTGCGCATGTCCGTATAGCCCGTGGCCAGCCAGACGTTCACACCACTCGGAACCGGGATCATCGCAGACCCAATACGCAATCGAAAATCCGGCCAAGCGCGTCCGTGTCGATGTCGCTTTCCACGCGGACGCGTCGGCCCCGACCTAGTTCGATTGTTACATCACTGCGCTTCCGAC carries:
- the tnpB gene encoding IS66 family insertion sequence element accessory protein TnpB (TnpB, as the term is used for proteins encoded by IS66 family insertion elements, is considered an accessory protein, since TnpC, encoded by a neighboring gene, is a DDE family transposase.), with product MIPVPSGVNVWLATGYTDMRKGFPGLSLMVQEALKRDPVCGHLFVFRGRGGGLIKVFWHDGQGACLFTQKLKRGRFIWPSAADGTVVITPAQLGYLLEGIDWRMPQKTWRPTSAG